TCCTTGACCGTTGCGCGCAAAGGCGCCCCCTTGCTCCCGGAGTGGCTTTGGTGAAGATTTTACCCGGCGCCCCGGGCGTCAGCGTTCGCGCTGGGGGTCGCCCGCCACGGTCTTTGCTGCCTCCACTTCCAGCATGAGCTTGCCGTCCTCATCCACGAGGCTGGGCTGGTAGACGTGGGGTTTGCGCTTGTAGCTCAGGTAGGCGATGCACCCGTTCGCCGACGCCATTTTTTCGAGCATGATCTCGGAGCCAGGGACCAGCAGTTCGCCCAGGCTGCGGCCCGCGGTGTTTTCCTGCCCCACCTCGTCGCCCAGCACACTGGAATCCCGCTCCTGGACCACCTGCGCGGCGTTCACCCAGCGGCCCCATACGCCCTTGCCTTCAAGCAGCGACGGCTCCTGGCCAAGCGGCAGGGTGGCGGCAAAGTAGCGGGTGTCGAACCTGCGGTGCGCAAAGTCCGGGCTGCGCCAGTTGACCAGGGATTTGAGCAGGTCGGTGCGCAGGGAGAGGCCCCGCTTGACCAACACCTGGGCAAGCGTCTTCTCCTGGTCTGCCACGGCCATCCGGGCCCGCATCCACTCCGACGTCGAGGTGGCCTCGACGGTGTTCGACATATCCGGACCGGCCAACAGCACACCTGTTTCTTCGAACAGTTCGCGGATGGCGCCCACCACGTGGCGGCGCGCCAGCCCGACGTCGTCCGTTCCCATCTGCTCAGCCCAATGCTGCGGCGACGGGCCCAGCCAACCCATGGGTTCGTCGTCGGCCGGGTCCAGGGACCCGCCGGGGAAGGCGAGGACCCCCAGCGGGGAGGAGCCGGGCCGGTAACCCAGCCACGTCTCCAGGCCGGTGGGTGAATCCCGAAGGAGGACAACGGATGAGGCGAAGCGCGCGGCCCGGGGCGTGCGCTCGCCGTGTTCGAGCCAGCTTTGCGCTGCCCCTTCAAGATCCTGGGGCAGTGCAAAAAGGCGTCGTGCGAGGTGAGGCAAGGGAAGTGTCCGGTCTTAGCTGAATTCGGCGATCAGCTCGACCTCTACGGGAGAGTCGAGCGGAAGAACGGCAACGCCGACGGCGGAACGCGCGTGCTGCCCGGCATCACCAAGGACGCGGCCCAGCAGTTCCGACGCCCCGTTGACGACGGCGGGCTGGCCGGTGAACGAGGGGTCCGAGGAGACGAATCCCACAACCTTGACGATGCGGGTGATCCGATCCAGGTCCCCGATGACGCTCTTGACGGCGGCAAGGGCGTTGACGGCGCAGATGGCGGCGTACTTCTGGGCGTCCTCGGGAGAGACAGTGGGCTCGTCGGCGAACCCTTCGGTGCCTGCGGACACCTTGCCCGTAGCTTCGAGTTTGCCGTTGATGAACGGCAGCTGGCCCGAGGTGTAGACGTGGTTGCCGGATACCACGGCGGGAACATAGGAAGCCACGGGAGCGGCTACCTCGGGGAGGGTAATGCCAAGTTCCGCGAGGCGCTGCTCGACGGCGGATGCGGGCGCCGTGGCCGCGCTGGACTGGGCTTCTGCGGGGGTGCTCATGCTACTGCTTCTCCCTCTTGAGATAGGCGACAAGGCCGTTGCCGTCAGGTCCCGGGACTACCTGGACGAGCTCCCAGCCGTCCTCTCCCCACTGGTCCAGGATCTGTTTTGTGGCGTGGATAATGAGCGGAATCGTCGCGTACTCCCATTTGGTCATGAGAGAAAGCGTAGTCCTTGCCGGTAAAGTGGAAAACATGGCGACTCGCAACAACCCCTTATTCGACACTGCCACCACACTGGGTAAGATTCTTCTCTTCCTTGGCGTGAGCGCAATTTGCGGTGTCCTCGTGGCGGGCCTGCTGGTCCCTGCCGCTGCCGTCTCGGGCAGCGCTGCAAGCGGTTCCATCGACTTCTTCGACTCCCTTCCCGCGGAGCTGAAGGTCGATCCGCCCAGCCAGACCACGCGGATCCTGGCTGCGGACGGCAGCGAGATTGCCAGCGTCTACACGGAGAACCGGACCAAGGTACCGCTGGACCAGATCTCTCCGAACATGAAGAACGCCATCATTGCGGTGGAGGACAGCCGGTTCTACGAGCACGGCGGCGTGGATACCACCGGCATCCTGCGCGCACTTGTCAGCACCGCCCGCGGCAACAAGCAGGGCGCGTCCACCATCACGCAGCAGTACGTCAACAACGTGCTGAACGCCAACCTCGCGGCCGCCGGCGAAGAAGACCAGATCAAGCTCAACGGTGTCAACAAGGGCGTGGGCGACAAGCTGCGGGAAATGAAGCTCTCCATCGCCCTGGAGAAGGAGTTCACCAAGGACCAGATCCTTGAGGGCTACCTGAACATCGTCTTCTTCAACCGCGATGCGTACGGCATCGAGGCCGCCTCCCGCTACTTCTTCAGCACCACCGCCAAGGACCTGACCCTGCCGCAGGCAGCACTCCTGGCCGGCCTGGTGAACAGCCCCTCCATGTTCGACCCCGTCACCAACCCGGAACGGTCCAAGCAGCGCCGCGACCTGGTGCTGGGGCTGATGTTGAACCAGGGCAAGATCACCCAGGCTGAACACGACGCAGCCGTGGCCACTCCGGTGGAGCCCAAGGTAACCCAGCCCAAGCAGGGCTGCGCGTATGCGGCCTCTGCCCCCTACTTCTGCGACTACATCCTGCACCTGCTGGAGAACAACCCGGCCTACGGCGCGGATATCAAGGACCGCCAGCGCCTGATCTACGGCGGCGGCCTGACCATCACCACCACCCTGGACCCCAATGCCCAGGCCACGGCACAGGAGCAGGTCAGCGCGGCTGCAGGCGCCAACCCGGATAAATGGGGCGCCTCCATGGTGTCGGTGCAGCCCGGCACCGGCAAGATCATCTCGATGGCCCAGAACACCACGTTCCTGCCCGGCCAGGGCTTCGATTCCCAGTTGAACTTTAACGTGGACAAGCTGGATAAGGACGGCAACGACCTTAACGGCATGGGCGGCGCGCAGCCTGGTTCCACCATGAAGCCGTTCACCTTCGCGGAGTGGCTCAATGAAGGCAAGACCATGAACACTACGGTCAATGCCGCCCAGCGCGTTTACCCCATCGGCTACCCGTGGAAAAACACCTGCGGCAAAGTACAGGGCGCCTACAGCACCGCCCAGAAGAACGCCGGCTTGGATGCCACGGACGACCTGCAGAACGCAGAGCCGCAGTGGTACAAGCCGCTGACGGTCCTGGAGGGCCTCTACAACTCCATCAACACGGTCACGTTCGCCTCAGCGGCGCAGTTGGACTTCTGTGGAATCCAGAAGATCGTTGATGCCGTTGGACTCCACAGTGGTTTGCCTTCGGCCGATGGCAGTGATCCGAATCCCAAGGTAAACATGATGACCCTTGGCAACCTGCTGGGTTCCACGCAGACCTCACCGCTGACCATGGCCAGCGCTTTCGCCACGTTCGCGAACGACGGCAAGTACTGTGAGCCCATCGCCATCACCTCGGTTGTCGACGCCACGGGCAAGCAGTTGCCGGCACAATCCAGCAGTTGCCGCGATGCCATCAAGCCGGAGGTTGCCCGCGGAGTCAACTACGCACTGGAGCAGGTTCTCAACAAGGGTTCAGGTTCGCTGATTCGGCCCCGGATTTCCACCACCACGGCCTTCCCCATCGGCGCCAAGACCGGTACCTCCAACAACAACGGGTCCACCTGGGTTGTTGGCCACACCACCGGCCTTGCTACCGCCGCCTGGTTCGGCGATCCCTTGGGCGCCCAGGACCGCGCCGGGCAGAACATCACGGTGAACGGTAAGTTCTACCAAGGCATTGACGGCTACATGATCGCCGGACCCATGTTCTCCAGCTACATGGCCAAGATTGCTCCGGCCTATGGGACCAACCCGTTCCCTGCCCCGCCGAGCAACATGATCAACGGCACGACCACTACCTCGCCGTCGCCTGGCAGGACGACTCCCCAGACCACCCAGGCCCCCGTTCCGGCCCCGCAGGCAACGCAGGCTCCTGCCACACAGGCACCCGCCCCGGCCCCGACGAGCAATGGAAACGGCAACGGCAATGGCAAAGGAAACGGCTAAGCGCATATGAGCATCGACAGCCTGGCAAGCCGCGCCCGTTCAATCGGGCGCGGCTTTGCCGTCACTGCGGGCGCCGGTGCGGCCGCCGGCGTTGCCGCCTTCGGTTACGGCCTGTGGGAGAAGAACCAGTTCGTCCTCCGTGAGGAGACCCTGGCCATCCTCCCGCCCGGCCGCGAACCGTTCCGCATTCTGCACCTCAGCGACATCCATTTCGTGCCCGGGCAGCGGAAGAAAGCCGAGTGGCTCGGCTCCCTGGCGGACCTCCGGCCGGACCTGGTGGTCAACACCGGGGACAACCTCAGCCACGTCAAGGCAGTGGACCCGCTTCTGGAGGCCCTGAAGCCGCTCCTGCAGTTCCCCGGCGTCTTTGTCCCGGGCTCCAACGACTACTTCGCGCCCAGCCCTAAAAACCCGGCGTCCTATTTACTGGGACCGTCCAAGGTTAAGCCGAAGCCGGTTGCCCTGGACTGGCCGCGCCTGCGTTCCGGCTTTGGCATGAGCGGCTGGGTGGACCTGACCAACCGCAACCAGTCACTGGTGCTCAACGGCATGCGCTTTGACTTCTCCGGGGTGGACGATCCGCACCTGAAGCGGGAACGGTACGCGGGCTGGCCGCGCGGAACGGTCAGCCAGAATGCCAAGGACCACGTGAAGGTGGCTGTGATCCACGCGCCTTACCAGCGGGTGCTGGACCACTTCACCGAAAGCGGCGCGGACCTCCTGCTGGCGGGACACACCCACGGTGGCCAGCTGTGCATCCCCGGCTACGGCGCCATCATCTCCAACTGCGACCTTCCCACCTGGCGCGCTAAGGGCCTTAACGACTGGTCAAGCAACGGAAGTACGACGCCGGTCAACGTCTCCGGCGGCATCGGCACCTCGCGCTTTGCCCCGGTAAGGATCGCCTGCAAGCCCGAGGCCGTCCTGCTGACCCTCACCTCCCCCAACTGACCCGTTGCTCCATCAGATGTGGTCCCCAAAACGGAGCTATTGGGACCACATCTGATAGAGCATCCGGCATTACGTACCGCAATAACTGGGGAAGCAGCTGGCTGCCATCCCAATCCCTGTGAAGCGGCTCACGCCATGGCATAGGGTTGCTGGTAGAGGAAACTACATTCGTTTTATAGCTTGAGAAGCGGGCATGGCCAAGCAGACTCCCTTTTTCCGATCCATCAGCCGTCTTTATCCCCACGTCCGGCCCATCATCCCCAGGCTCGTGCTGGGGTTGCTTTGCGCACTGATGGCCAGCATCGTTGCGTTGACCATCCCCCAGGTGCTGCGGGTCCTGGTCAACACCGCACTGCAGCCCGGAGGTGCCCCGGAGGCAGTCTGGACGTCAGCGGGCATCATCCTTGTTTTGGGTATCGCAGAAGCCGGACTGGTGGCGCTGCGGCGGCAGTTCGTCATCAACCCTGCCACCACCGTAGAGACGCGCATGCGGGTGTCCCTCTACGACCACCTCCAGGAACTCACCGTTTCGTTCCACGACCGCTGGGGCTCCGGCCAACTGCTGTCCCGGGCCATGACTGACCTGAACTTCCTGCGCCGCTGGATGGCCTTCGGCGCCATCATGCTGGTGGTCACCAGCCTCACCGTGATCATCGGCATCGTTGCGATGTTCGCCATGAGCTGGCAGCTGGCCCTGATCTTCCTTGCCGCCGCCGTTCCCATCACCATCAACAGCTTCCGGTTCCGCACCAGGTTCAGCAAGGTTGCCCGCCGCAGCCAGGACCAGGCCGGCGACCTCGCCACCACCGTGGAGGAATCCGTCCACGGCATCCGCGTGCTCAAGGCCTTCGGACGCAGCCGGGAAGCCCTGGAAAACTTCAACGAGCAGGCCGAGGAACTGCGCCAAACCGAGATCGAGAAGGCGCGCCACCAGGCAACGTTCACCATGGTGGTCACCCTGCTTCCCGAATTGGCACTGGGCGCCGGGCTGGTGGTGGGAGTCATGCTGTGCGCCAGCGGCCAACTGAGCATCGGCGCGCTGGTAGCGTTCTTCGCCACCGCGGCAGTCATTGCTTCCCCCGTGGAATTCTCCGGAATGCTGTTGGCCATGGCACTTACGGCCAAGACCGCCGTCGACCGCCATTACGAGGTGATGGACACGCGGAACACCATCACCAGCCCCGCCGAGCCCCGCCGCCCCGCGGAACTGGCCGGCGCGCTGCACTTCACTAACGCAACTTTCGCGTTCGAGGACGCGCCGGACAAGCCCATCCTCAAGGACATCAACCTGGACATCCGCCCCGGTGAGACCATGGCGTTGGTGGGAATCACCGGCAGCGGCAAGAGCGCGCTGATCCAGTTGGTGCCGCGTCTCTACGACGTCACCAGCGGCGCGATCACCATCGACGGCGTGGACATCCGGGACTTCGACGTTGAGGAACTGCGCAGGGTTGTCGGGGTGGCGTTCGAGGACACCACGCTGTTTTCCAATTCCGTGCGGGACAACGTCCTGCTGGGCGCCCCGGTCCGGACGGAGGAGGTCCTGGACGAAGCACTGGACGTGGCCCAGGCCCACTTTGCCTACTCGCTGCCGGAAGGGGTGGAAACCCTGATCGGCGAGGAAGGCCTGAGCCTGTCCGGCGGCCAGCGGCAGCGGATCGCCTTGGCGCGCGCCATTGCCGCCCACCCGCGTGTGCTGGTCCTGGATGATCCCCTGTCCGCCCTGGACGTGCACACCGAGGAGCTCGTGGAAGCCCGCCTCCGCGAAGTGCTGAAGGACACCACCACGCTAATCGTGGCCCACCGCCCCTCCACCGTGGCCCTTGCGGACCGGGTGGCGCTGCTGGAGGACGGCCGGATCACCGCCGTCGGGACCCACACCGAACTGCTGGCGCACAACCACCACTACCGCTACGTCATCGCCAGCCTGGACCGCGAACCGCGGGACCTGGACTCCGAATTGTCGGCGCTTGAGGACCAGGCCGAGGAAGTGACCCGATGAGCACCGCAACGTTCGGCACCGCGAATGAAGACAACGCCCACCTCAGTAAGAGTGACAGCAGGGCTGTACGACGGCGGTCGCTCGCCTTGCTGGGGTCGCTGATCCGTCCGGTGCGGGTACGGTTCTGGCTGACCATCGCCATGGTGGTCCTCTCGCAGGCCGCCCGCGTTGCCGGCCCGGCGCTGATTGCCTTCGGCATCGACCACGCGCTTCCCGCGCTCCGGGGCGGCGACAACCTCCCGCTGGTGTTTACCGGCGTCGCTTACCTGCTGGCAGCCATTGCGACGGCGGGCCTCACCGCCCTGTACGTCACCTCCACGGCGCGGCTCAGCCAGGCGATGCTGCTTGACCTCCGGGTGCGCGTCTTCCGGCATACCCAGCGGCTCAGCCTGGAGTTCCACGAAAAGTACACGTCCGGCAGGATCATCGCCCGGCAGACTTCGGACCTGGAGGCGCTGCGCGAACTGCTCGATTCCGGCGTCAGCTCCCTGGCCTCGGGCATGCTGTTCATGGCTTTTACCGCGATCACCATCTTCGCCCTGGACTGGCGGAGCGGCTTGCTGGTGCTGGCTGCCGGCGTTCCGATGTTTTTCCTGTCCCGCTGGTACCAGAAGCACTCCCAGATCGCTTTCCGCGAGTCCCGCGTAGTCTCTGCCCGGCTGATCGTGCATTTCGTTGAGACCATGACCGGCATCCGCGCCGTCAAGGCCTTCCGCAAGGAAAAGGAAAACTCCGAGCGCTACGGCCAGCTCGCCGAGGACTACCGGCTGGTCACCGTCCGATCCATCAACCTCAACGGCATCTTCCAGCCGGGGCTGGTGCTGATCGGCAACGTCTGCGTGGCAGTTGTCCTGCTCTTTGGCGGCTTCCGGGTGCTGGGCGGCGACTTGGCCGTGGGCGTGCTCCTGGCCCTGATCCTCTCCACCAAGCGGTTCTTCCAGCCGGTGGACCAGATGGCCATGTTCTACAACTCGTTCCAGAGCGCGCAGGCAGCCCTGGAGAAGGTCTCCGGGCTGCTGGAAGAGGTGCCCACGGTCCGGCCGCCCAAGAACCCGGTCGCCCTGGCCAGCGCCACCGGGCGGATCGACTTCAACGATGTCGAGTTCCGCTATGGGGAAGGCCCGGTAGTGGTCCCGCGCCTGGACCTGCACATCCCGGCCGGGCAGACCGTGGCTCTGGTGGGCCAGACGGGCGCCGGCAAGTCGACCCTGGCTAAACTCATTGCCCGGTTCTACGACGTCACCTCGGGCACGCTCACCCTGGACGGCGTGGACCTCCGCGACCTGGCCACTTCCGACCTCCGCCGGAACATCGTCATGGTCACGCAAGAAGCTTTCCTGTTCAGCGGCTCGGTGGCGGACAACATCGCTTTGGGCCGGCCCGAGGCCTCGCGGGCGGAAATCGAGGAAGCTGCCAAGGCGGTTGGGGCACACGACTTTATCCTTGAACTGCCCGAAGGCTACGACACCGACGTCAACAAGCGCGGCGGCCGGGTTTCCTCCGGCCAGCGGCAGCTGATCAGCTTTGCCCGGGCTTTCCTGGCACGGCCGGCGGTGCTGATCCTGGACGAGGCCACCTCCTCGCTGGACATCCCGTCCGAACGCCTGGTCCAAGCTGGGCTGGCCCGGCTGCTGGCCGGGACGGAGGCTGCGCGGAGGACGGCGCTGATCATCGCCCACCGCCTGTCCACAGTGGAGACGGCCGACCGCGTCCTGGTGGTGCATGACGGCCGGATCGTGGAGGACGGCACGCCTGATGAACTGATTGGTGGCGGCGGACGCTTCGCCGACCTGCACGGGGCGTGGAAGGATTCGCTGGTCTAGCTGTGCGGCCTGCTCTCCTGATGCCCAGCTTTCTGCTGGTCCTGCTTGGGGTCGGCACCGGATTTCGCATCGGGGCGAGGAATCGGCTATCCTTGTAAAGTTGCTTTTGCAGCGGATCGGGATGTAGCGCAGCTTGGTAGCGCGCTTCGTTCGGGACGAAGAGGTCGCAGGTTCAAATCCTGTCATCCCGACCATAACGAAAAGAGGGTCTCCTTGCGGAGGCCCTCTTTTTGCGTCTCGAAGTGGTTGCGGAACCGCCTCGATAAGTGGCTGCGGGTCTCGACCATCGTCTTGGCCTTAAAAGGAACAGCCCCGGAGCTGTTGCTCCGGGGCTGCCCTCGCCTCCTGATGTGAGGAAGCTATTTATGCGGGGTCAGGCCAGTTGCCCACGTACGTGGTGAAGGTAGTATCGGCTTTCTTGTCCTTCTTCACCTTTGCGGAGGCGGGATCAGGCCAGTTACCAACAGCTACCGACACACCCGAGTTGTCGGCGACGGAACCTGAAGCCAGGACGGCCGGAGCCGCCGCAGAAAAAGCCAGGGCCCCAGCCAAGGCGGCCGCAGTTGCGATCTTCTTCAACATATAAGTTCCTCAATACGAGTCGGATTCGTTACAAAGCCAGCACTGTCCTTGTTGACACACATTGTAAAATATTTTCCACAGGGCCTGTCAAGCATTCGGCGGGCCAAGTGTCCAGAAGGAGGAAACGCGTGGGCAACGGGTTCGGAGAGAAACTCCGCGCGGAGCGCCTTGAGCGTGGACTGACGCAGGCCGAACTGGGCAAGGACCTGTATTCACCCAGTTACATCTCACTGCTCGAGACGGGCCGGCGTGAACCGACCGCTGAAGTCATTGAAGAACTGGCCCGCAGGCTGGAGTTGGCACCCAAGGCGCTTGAAGCCTGGAGCCAACCTATTTCTGTCAGCGACGCTGAATACGTGCTTGCCGGCCTCTATGCACGCCAAGCCTGGGACCTTCGCGACTATCCCCTGGCGGCGAGTCATGCTGCCACCGCCGCCAAGATCGCCCTTGAAGGACGTAACACCAGCGCGTGGTGGAACATGACCTATATGCAGGCCGAATGCCTCATCAAACAGGGCAACTGGCGCGAAGCCCAGAAGATCATGGAGCACCTGCTGGAGCACCCTATGGCAAGGGAGTCCGCGGGACTGGCGGTACGGGCGCACCAGATGCTTGCAGGCATCTATCAGGGGCAAGGCCAACTGAGCCTCGCAGTGGATCAGGGAATTCAGGCAGTGGACCTCTGTAGGCAACTACCCAAGGGATCCACTCTTATCGTCAACGCCCATCACGCCCTGATCGGCGCTCTTGCGGAAAGCGGGCGGCTCGATGAGGCCTGGAAGTACTGTCTGGCCATGATCGATCACGTGGATGAGCTGTCTATGACCCAACTCGCCGGCGAGGTGGCCTGGGTCGTGGGAAACGTTGCCTTCATGCGGCATGACTATGCAGAAGGTGTCAAGCACCACGAGCGCGCGGCCCGTCTACTGTCTCCGGCCAATGACATCGGCCTCTGGGCCCGGTTCAACAAGGCATCCGCGGCGGTGAGGCTTTCCTCGGGGATCGTTGAGCCGGAAACCCTGTCAGCGATCGAGCGCGCCGAACTGGCGTTGTCCATCGTGGGCGGCAACAAGTCCGACCAGCTGGAAGTTGCCTTTATTCGCGCCCGGTGGTTGTACCTCACCGGCGACATCGTTGCCGCAGTGGAGAAGCTGCGCGAAATCCACGCCGAGCGGGAACACCTCGCAAAGCACACAGCCGGTGAAGTCTCCCTGCTGCTCGGCAAGTCACTCAAGGCCGCGGGTGATATCGACGAAGCACTGGTACACCTCGAGGAAGCCCAAAAGGCCTTTGCCGCGGCCGGCGCCCAGGACCGGGTCCAGCAGGCACTGGATGCGATCCTGGAAATCAAGCTCGCGCAAAAACGCGCCGCGGCAGCCGCCAAAGCCAGCTAGCCGACAAGCCCGCAAACCAAAAGCCAGGTAAACCCACGCACTGCGGGGCTTACCTGGCTTTGGTCTAAAAGCTAGGAAAAGGTCTTTCCCGTGATCTTCTCGTACGCTTCGACGTACCGGCTGCGGGTGCGCTCCACAACGTCTGCGGGAAGCGCCGGCGGCGGGGTGTCGGAGGACTTGTCCCAGCCGGACTCGGCGGAGGTCAACCAGTCCCGCACGTACTGCTTGTCGTAGGAGGGCTGGGCCTGGCCGGGCTTGTAGGTGGAGGCGTCCCAGAACCGCGAGGAATCCGGCGTGAGTACCTCGTCGCCCAGCGTGATGGACCCGGAGACGGCGTCGTACCCGAATTCCACCTTGGTGTCGGCAAGGATGATGCCGCGCTCCCGGGCGATCTTTTCCGCCGTCGTGTAGATCTTCAGCGTCAGTTCGCTCAGGCGGGCAGCGATGTCATCTCCCACGAGCGCCACCACGGCGTCGTAGGTGATGTTCTCGTCGTGCTCGCCGATCAATGCCTTCGCCGACGGAGTGAAGATGGCGCGCTCCAGCCGCGATCCGTCCACCAGCCCCTCGGGCAGCGGGATGTTGCACACGGTGCCGGAGGCCTTGTACTCCAGCAGCCCGGAACCCGTGAGGTAACCGCGGGCGATGCATTCCACCGGGAACATGTCCAGCTTCTTGCAGATCATGGCCCGGCCCTCAACCTCGGCGGGCACGCCGTCCTCCACGGTCGAACCAAGTACGTGGTGCTCAACGCCCAACTGGTCGAACCACCAGAGGCTCAGCTGGGTGAGGATGCGTCCCTTGTCCGGGATTTCGCTGGACAGCACGTGGTCGTAAGCGCTGATGCGGTCGCTGGCCACCACCAGCACGCAGTCCTGGCCCACACGCTGCAGGATGGACTGGTCGGCGGGCTCGTAGAGGTCGCGCACCTTGCCGGAGTAGATGTGCTTCCAGCCCGGCAAGTCCAGGGTCTGGGTAGCGTAACCGCGGTTCTCCGAAGTGTCAGTCATGTCAGGCCTTTGCTTTCACGATGGGCATTGAGCCGGTGGCGCCGTATGGAACCTTGATTTCCCCACGGGCGGCCTTGCGGGCGATGTCGCTGCGGAACTGCGAGCCTTCCAGCTGGACCAGTTCCACGCCGTCGTACGCTTTTTCGCGCGCCTCCACCAGGTCACTGCCCAGGGCGACGACGGCCAGGACGCGGCCGCCGGCGGAAACCACTTTGCCATCCTCGTCCAGGGCGGTTCCGGCGTGGATGACGTGGACGCCTTCCAGCGCTTCCACCTTCTTGAGTCCGCGGATCCGGTCGCCGGTGCGGGGCTTGTCCGGGTAATTTTCCGAGGCGATGACGACGGCGACAGCAGTTTCCTTGGACCAGCGCAGCTCCTCTGCCTTGTCCAGTTCGCCCTTGGCAGCCGCCATGAGCAGCGCACCGAGCGGAGTCTTGAGCCGGGCAAGGACCGCCTGCGTCTCGGGGTCGCCGAAGCGGACGTTGAATTCGATGACGCGGGTTCCGCGTGAGGTGAGGGCCAAACCAACGAACAGCACGCCAACAAACGGGGTGCCGCGGCGGGCCATCTCGTTGACGGTGGGCTGGGCCACCCGGTCCAGGACTTCCTGCACCAGGCCTTCGGGAGCCCACTCCAGCGGGGTGTAGGCGCCCATGCCCCCGGTGTTGGGGCCCTCGTCATTGTCGAAG
This window of the Pseudarthrobacter defluvii genome carries:
- the purD gene encoding phosphoribosylamine--glycine ligase, which gives rise to MKVLVIGPGGREHAIVRSLLADPNVSEVHAAPGNAGISKLVPTYNIDGNDPQAVAELATRLAVDLVVVGPEAPLAAGVSDAVREAGIPVFGPSKAAAQLEASKAFAKEVMAEAGVPTAMALVATNAEEAASALDTFGAPYVVKDDGLAAGKGVVVTRNRDEALAHAQSCFDAAGSVVIEEFLDGPEVSLFVLCDGQSTVALSPAQDFKRIFDNDEGPNTGGMGAYTPLEWAPEGLVQEVLDRVAQPTVNEMARRGTPFVGVLFVGLALTSRGTRVIEFNVRFGDPETQAVLARLKTPLGALLMAAAKGELDKAEELRWSKETAVAVVIASENYPDKPRTGDRIRGLKKVEALEGVHVIHAGTALDEDGKVVSAGGRVLAVVALGSDLVEAREKAYDGVELVQLEGSQFRSDIARKAARGEIKVPYGATGSMPIVKAKA
- a CDS encoding helix-turn-helix domain-containing protein encodes the protein MGNGFGEKLRAERLERGLTQAELGKDLYSPSYISLLETGRREPTAEVIEELARRLELAPKALEAWSQPISVSDAEYVLAGLYARQAWDLRDYPLAASHAATAAKIALEGRNTSAWWNMTYMQAECLIKQGNWREAQKIMEHLLEHPMARESAGLAVRAHQMLAGIYQGQGQLSLAVDQGIQAVDLCRQLPKGSTLIVNAHHALIGALAESGRLDEAWKYCLAMIDHVDELSMTQLAGEVAWVVGNVAFMRHDYAEGVKHHERAARLLSPANDIGLWARFNKASAAVRLSSGIVEPETLSAIERAELALSIVGGNKSDQLEVAFIRARWLYLTGDIVAAVEKLREIHAEREHLAKHTAGEVSLLLGKSLKAAGDIDEALVHLEEAQKAFAAAGAQDRVQQALDAILEIKLAQKRAAAAAKAS
- a CDS encoding phosphoribosylaminoimidazolesuccinocarboxamide synthase, producing the protein MTDTSENRGYATQTLDLPGWKHIYSGKVRDLYEPADQSILQRVGQDCVLVVASDRISAYDHVLSSEIPDKGRILTQLSLWWFDQLGVEHHVLGSTVEDGVPAEVEGRAMICKKLDMFPVECIARGYLTGSGLLEYKASGTVCNIPLPEGLVDGSRLERAIFTPSAKALIGEHDENITYDAVVALVGDDIAARLSELTLKIYTTAEKIARERGIILADTKVEFGYDAVSGSITLGDEVLTPDSSRFWDASTYKPGQAQPSYDKQYVRDWLTSAESGWDKSSDTPPPALPADVVERTRSRYVEAYEKITGKTFS